Sequence from the Maribellus comscasis genome:
AAAATAGTTACTTTGCCAAAGGCAATAAAACAGGATGGCACAACGATATTTTTTGCAACTGAGTTATAAGGGAACCAGCTATCACGGCTGGCAGGTTCAGCCCAATGCCCTGTCTGTCCAGGAGGTGATGGAAAAAGCCCTCTCGACCCTGCTGCGTGAAAATGTGAGTGTGGTGGGAGCAGGAAGAACCGATACCGGAGTGCATGCTTCTTTTTTTGTTTTGCATTTTGATGCCGCAAATTCAGACATCGATGTGCAAAATTTTCCTTATAAACTCAATCGTTTTTTACCAAAGGATATTGCCGTACAAAGAGTCTGGAGGGTGAAAAATGATGCCCATGCGCGTTTTGATGCGCTTTCGCGGACTTATAAATATTACATCTCAACAACAAAAGACCCTTTTGCTACCGAAACTACTTATCATTTTTCGCCGGAGCTGGATGTTCTTAAAATGAATAATGCAGCAAAGCTTTTATTTGGCTATACCGATTTTACCAGTTTCAGCCGTTTGCATACTGATGTGAAAACCAACAATTGCAAAATTTATCAGGCGGAGTGGACAAGCGAAGGAACACAATTGGTATTTACTATAAAGGCAGACCGTTTTTTGCGGAATATGGTACGCGCCATTGTTGGAACCTTACTGGAAGTGGGAAAAGGGAAATTGAGTGTCGATGGATTCAAAAATGTGATTGAAGCTGAAGACCGGAGGATAGCAGGAGTCTCAGCACCGGCAGAAGGTTTGTTTCTGGTTGGTATTGAATATCCCGATGAGATGCAGGCGATACTTTAAAATATATTTTTCGGATTTTTAAGAAATTTCCCCGAAGTTATTGTTAAAAAGGATCCGGATCGTTTGAATGCTTTCGCTAAATAACCCCGAAAAGAATAATTCTTTTTGTTAATACTTATTTTGATACGGGTGCCCGGTATTGTCTCATTCTGCAGGTAGAGGGAGGGGCGGGGAGTCTTCTGATTTTGTCATAAAACAGATTGTATCGTTTAATCTCTGGCCAGCTTATAAAAAGAAAAAGGATAAGTCAACACTTATCCTTTTCAACCTAACTAAACCAATAAAACTAATCAAACCTAAACTTATGAACTAAAACTCTATGACAAATATATGTCGAAAAGCATACTTGTTTGTTATCTAAATGTTAAAAAGAAAAATAAATGCATATCTAAAATCTATTATCAATAGGTGGAATCTATGGATGTGTTTTTAAAATATACTGTTTGTTGACATTTTGTATTTGGATTGATTTTTTGAGGATGATGTTTGGAGGAACAAAAGCGGGAGGATAATAAAAAAGAAAAAGGATGAGTCAATACTCATCCTTTTCAACCTAACTAAACCAATAAAACTAATCAAACCTAAACTTATGAACTAAAACTCTATGACAAATATATGTCGAAAAGCATATTTGTGTGTTATCTAAATGTTAAAAAGAAGAATAAACGCATATCTAAAATCTATGATTAATAGACTAGGTCTATGGATGTGTTTTTAAAATGTACTGTTTATTGACATTTTGTATTTGAATTGATTTTTAAGGATGATGTTTGGAGGAACAAAAACGAGAGGATGATTAAAAAAGAAAAAGGATGAGTCAATACTCATCCTTTTCAACCTAACTAAACCAATAAAACTAATCAAACCTAAACTTATGAACTAAAACTCTGCTACAAATATATGCTGAAAAACATTGATGTAGGTTAACTAAATGTTAAAAAACATGCTCTATAACATATGTAAAATCTATGTTAATTCGACTATATCTATAGGCGCTGGTGGGAATTTGCTTTTGGTTATCGTGGGTAAAACTATGGAGAACTGTTGCTGAGCCAGGTATAAGCTTATAAAAAGAAAAAGGACAGGTCAACACCTATCCTCTTCAACTAACTAAACCAATAAAACTAATCAAACCTAAACTTATGAACTAAAACTCTGCTACAAATGTATGCTATAAAACACATTTGTAGGTTAACTAAATATTAAAAAATATGTTTTGCAGCATATCTTAAATCAATGTTAAACCAAAAAACAGGGGCCAACCGACTTAACGTTGATTGGCCCCTGTTTTTTTAAAAAAGTCATCGCCTGATATCAGGTCTGCGTTGACTTTTAACTATTTTCTATTCTCCTTTTCTGCCTTCTTCTCCCGCAATGGAATCTCTCATTGATGTGTCGGCCATAATGTTTTTGTATTTCATATAGTCCATCACACCCAGATTACCTTTGTTAAATGCTTCGGCGATTGCCAGTGGCACCTGCACTTCGGCCTCAATTACTTTTGCACGTGCTTCCTGTGCTTTGGCTTTCATTTCCTGTTCAAGAGCGATAGCCATGGCCCTGCGCTCCTCCGCTTTGGCTTGGGCTATATTTTTATCGGCATCGGCCTGGTCGATTTGTAATACCGCCCCAATGTTTTTACCAATGTCGATATCGGCAATATCAATGGAAAGGATTTCAAATGCTGTTCCCGCATCAAGCCCTTTTTCCAAAACCACCCGGGAAATAAAATCAGGATTTTCCAACACAGCTTTATGTGAATGTGACGAACCGATTGATGAAACAATTCCTTCCCCTACACGGGCAAGAACGGTTTCTTCTCCGGCACCACCCACCAGTTGTTTAATGGAAGCGCGGACCGTTACCCTTGCTTTTGCGATCAACTGAATACCATCTTTGGCAACCGCTGTAACAGGAGGTGTGTTTATAACTTTTGGATTCACCGACATCTGTACCGCTTCAAACACATCGCGACCGGCCAAATCAATAGCCGTAGCCATGTTAAAAGGCAGATCAATATTTGCCTTTGATGCCGACACCAGTGCATGCACCACATTGGCTACATGCCCTCCCGCAAGATAATGTGCCTCCAAAGCATCCCGACTCAAATGAACGTCAGCTTTTGTTCCTTCAATTAATGCACGAACGATAATCCCCGGCGGGACTTTCCGGAAGCGCATAAGAAAGAGTTGTAACAGCGAAATTCGTACACCGGAAACCAGCGCTGAAAACCAGAGCCCGATTGGAATAAAGTAAAGAACGATAAATAACAGGACAATAACTCCAATTATTAATCCCCACGTACCGACTGATTCAACCATGTTATTCTTTTTTTACAGGTTCTACAATAATTTTATTGGTCAATATTTTTAATACTTTTATTTCTTTGTTATGATCGACAAAACTACCTGTCGACTGGGCTTCAACAACTTCACCATTTACTTTTACTTTTCCTGAAGGGGCCAGTCTGCCAATTGATTTACCAACATCGCCAACTTTTATTTTTTCTGTGTTTATCGTCTCTACTTTTCCGATTATGTTGGACTCAAGAATCATTTTTTTTCCCGATTTTGATTTAAAAAAGTAATAAATCATGGCGGGAGCAGCAATCAATACAACGGTTAAGGTAAGAAAGCCCGGCCCGGTTCCATATTCAGAAAAAGCAATATAGACGCTGGCCCCCAAAAGAAGAAAACCTCCGATTCCGGCGATGGTAACCCCCGGGATCACGGCAAACTCGATAAGCAGGAGCAAAAGCCCCAGTAAAATCAGAAGTATAATTGCAAAAACAGTCATGGCAGTTCGTTAGTCAATAGTAGCGTTTAATTCCCGTTCAATTAAGGCATCTTTCATGATTTTCAGTACATTGAATTTTCCCTTTTTAACATCACATTTTCCCTTGTAATGCGTAATAATGGTGCATTGTGTAGCCTGCTCATATTCGTGTTCACAAATATCAACGAGCGCATTAATTACATAATCAAACGAATGTTCGTCGTCGTTATGTAAAATCAGAATGTTTTCTTCAGAAACTTTTTCTTTGAAATCATCTGCAGGTCGTTTTTTGGTCTGCTCTGATGTCATAATTCGCTTTCAATTTTTTTTGCCTCTTCCAAAGTTATTCTTTTTCCGTTAAAATACGGCACAACAAATGCATCTTCTACACCTTCCTGCCGAACTTGTTTTTGCATTTTAACCGCATCTTCCAGATTTGTAAGCTTTCCGGTAGTATATACAACAACACCACGGTCGTCGGTGTAATTGTCAATTTTACGAAGAACAGCAAGTTTTTTGAAGAGTCGTTCAACATAAGTCGGAAGGCCTCTGCTATAGGCGCCAATCTGAATACGGTATATCAACTCGTCTTTTTGTTCCGGCTCTTCCAGCAAAATATCGTTGTTTTCTTCCGAAAGAAATATTTCCGGATTTATGAAGGAAGTGTCAGGTTCCATATTTTTTTCAGGAGCTTCTGTTGTTTCTGTTTCGCGATATTCTTTTTCGTTCTCAACTTTCTCAAAAAACGTTTCAATTTCATCTTCAGAAGCCTTATTCCAGTATTCCAACTCTTTGTTTTGGGCTTGCAGAAGTAGGTTTGTAATTTCCTGATGTAATGGGTACGACTCTGTTTCCAGTGTAACTATCTTTTTGCCTAAAGCATCTTTTAATACAGCGCTGTTTGCCTGGAGATATTGTTCCCTTAACTCGTCGGTTCTGGTTAAAATCGAATCCAGACGTTGCTGGTTTTGATTACTTTCATTAAAGAAAGCCCGGCCTTCTTCGGTTTGAAAATGGCTGGTGTTATAATAAGTAATCCGGCTGTTTACGATAAATTCAACAGGAGTCCCGTCTGGGCCGGCAGGAACATCTGCAACTTTTTCATTTTCTTCTGTAAAAACTGTATTTGCTGAATCTGGAAGAACAGAAGGCTCAATTGCAGCAGTGGAAGTGTCTGTTTCAGTACCATCGGCATAGCTTTGTGCAAGTGAGCTTTCTGTAACGTTTTTAAGCAGTTCTTTGTACGGATTTTCCTGGTTATAACACTGTTGTATTTTACTTGCCACATCCAGTGCTTCCAGTTCTTCTGAATTGGCATCCATTCTGAACTTATTAAAGTTTTTTAGTGCCTGCTCCCAGTTTTCCTGCGCCTGATATTGTATGCCGAGGTAATAATTAATTTTCAGGGGTGCTTCCGCCGGATCAGCATTTAGTAATTGAATAAGATCATATTCAGAATAGTTTTGGTTTTCAGTTCTGCAGGCACCGTAATAATAGTATAACTCCAGTGATTCCGGTTTTTCTTCAATCAATGTTTTAAACAAAGGCTCGGCGTCTGCATATTTTTTATTATCAAACAGTTCAAGTGCTTTTGATAATTTGTCATCCTGATTACTTCCAAAACTATCCGTTGAAATGGAAAACAAAACGCCCAAAAATATTGTTAGAAAAAATATCTTTTTTGCCATTGACAATCCCCCTAAGGTTCCGGTTTTAATAGAATGTAAAGGTACAAATTTTGACCGAAGCATTAAATAAATACGGATTTTCTTGATGGGAATGAAGTGGTGTTTTACCTGATTTTTATCATTATAAAACGTATATTTGTACAACTGAAAAAACAGATTTTTTATGACACATTTAAAAGTTGGAGATAAAGCTCCTGAGTTTAATGGAGTAAACCAGAAAGGGGAGGAGATTGGTTTAAGCGATTTTTCAGGAAAGAAACTGATTCTTTATTTTTATCCAAAAGACAATACGCCCGGATGTACAGCGGAATCCTGTAATTTGAATGACAACTACAATTCATGGTTAAACAAAGGCTATGAAGTGATAGGTGTGAGCCCCGACAGTGTGTAGTCGCACGTGAAATTTGCCGATAAATACGGCTTGAAATTTAATTTGATTGCCGATACGGAAAAGGAGATTTTGCAGGCCTATGGAGCGTGGGGAGAGAAAAGTATGTATGGTAAAAAATACATGGGAGTTTTACGAACCACATTTGTTATCGATGAAAATGAAGTAATCACTGAAATTTTTGAAAAGGTAAAAACAAAGGACCATACAAACCAAATAGAAAAAGCTTTAAAAATTTAACCAAAACTAAACATGACAAAAGAAGAAAAAAACCAAATGAATAAAGAAAAGCTGAAAGCAATTCAGCTTACAATGGATAAAATTGAAAAAAGCTATGGTAAAGGTTCCATCATGCGTATGGGCGATCGCGCAGTTGAAGATGTTCCTGCCATTCCATCGGGGTCCATTGCTTTGGATGTTGCCCTTGGAATTGGAGGTTACCCCAAAGGAAGGGTAATCGAAATTTACGGACCGGAATCTTCGGGCAAAACAACCCTGGCCATTCATGCTATTGCTGAAGCGCAAAAAGCAGGGGGAATTGCCGCTATTATTGATGCCGAACACGCCTTTGACCCGTATTATGCAAAGAAACTGGGAGTTGATATTGATGAATTATTGATTTCACAACCCGATAGCGGAGAGCAGGCCCTGGAAATTGCCGATAATCTTATTCGTTCAGGAGCTTTGGATATTGTAGTGATCGACTCGGTTGCAGCACTTACTCCAAAAGCTGAACTGGAGGGAGAAATGGGCGATTCAAAAATGGGATTACAGGCTCGTTTAATGTCGCAGGCTCTGCGTAAGCTTACTGCAAACATCAATAAAACCAAAACCTGCTGCATTTTTATCAATCAGTTGAGGGAAAAAATAGGAGTGATGTTTGGTAACCCTGAAACCACAACCGGAGGAAATGCACTTAAGTTTTATGCTTCGGTTCGTTTGGATATTCGCCGGATTGGACAGATAAAAGATGGTGATGAGGTTCAGGGAAATAATGTTCGTGTGAAAGTGGTGAAGAACAAAGTTGCTCCGCCATTCCGTAAAGCAGAATTTGATATTTTGTATGGTGAAGGAATTTCAAAATCAGGTGAAATTATCGATTTAGGAGTCCAGTTTAACATCATTAAAAAAAGCGGTTCGTGGTTTAGTTATGGTGAAACTAAATTGGGACAGGGAAGAGAAACCGTGCGTAATCTGATTCTTGATAATCCGGAGTTGGCACAGGAACTCGAAACAAAAATAATGGAGACGATTACGGGAAAAATTACAAGCGAATAAAACGTATTTAAATAAGACAGAATGTACTGGATGAGCGGCTTCTGTCGTTTCATCCAGTTTTTTTATAACCAATTTTTTATAAAAGTATGAAAGTTTTGAAGTTTGGCGGAACCTCAGTCGGTTCAGCCGAAAATATAAAACGGGTAAAGGAGATTGTTCTCAAACAGGATGAGGATGTAGTTGTCGTAGTTTCTGCCTTGGGTGGAATTACAGATAAAATTTTGAATGCTGCCAGGCAAGCTTCTACGGGAACGCAAAACTTTCATGCGGAACTGACGGAAATAAAAAGAGCGCACTACGATGCCATTGAAACGCTTTTTAACGGGACCGGCTCAATAAAATACATTGTTGATGAATTGCTGGATGAATTGGAACAGATTTTAACCGGGATTACCCTGGTGGGAGAGCTTACCGTTAAGACACTGGATCGGATTGCCGGAATCGGAGAACGAATTTCGTCGCATATTGTCGCGCAATACATTCCGGGGGCGGTTCGGAAGGACTCGTCGGAATTTATACAAACCGACAGTAATTTTGGACGAGCAGCCGTCGATTTTAAAATTACAAATCAGAACATTCAAAAAACTTTTGCAAACTTTTCAGGCGTTGCAGTAGTTCCCGGTTTTATTTCAAAAAACAGTAAAAGCGAATTTACGACATTAGGACGAGGTGGTTCAGATTATACCGCTTCGATAATTGCCGCAGCTCTTGATGTAAGCTCGTTGGAGATTTGGACTGATGTGGATGGTTTTATGACAGCCGATCCACGTGTTATCAGGAAAGCATACACCATCCCAAAACTGACCTATTCCGAGGCAATGGAACTTTCGCATTTTGGAGCGAAAGTAATTTACCCTCCAACTATTTTGCCGGTGTATCAAAAAGGAATCCCGATTCAGATTAAAAATACGTTTAAGCCGGAAAGTGAAGGGACACGAATCATTCAAACAGCCGAAAACGGAAAGGAAAGACCTATTAAAGGGATTTCATCCATTTCGGGAATTACGCTTTTAACCCTCCAGGGAATCGGAATGGTGGGGGTAACCGGTATTTCTATGCGGTTGTTTACAGCACTGGCCAGCGTAAACGTTAATGTCATTTTGATCTCACAGGCTTCTTCCGAGAATTCAATCAGTGTTGCTATCGATGAACATGCGCTTGATGCAGCCGAACTTGCTATTCGGGAAGAGTTTGAAAAAGAAATAGCTTCGGGACAAATCAGTAAAATTTATGCTGAAAGTGAGCTTTCGATTGTGGCCATTGTAGGTGAAAATATGAAACATACCACCGGTATTGCCGGGAAATTGTTTTCTACCATCGGAAAGAACGGGGTGAATGTAATTGCCATAGCTCAGGGTGCTTCAGAATTAAATATTTCCTGGGTGGTTGAAAGTCGGGAACTTCGGAAAACACTAAATGTGGTTCATGAATCATTCTTCCTTTCCGAAAATGTGGAATTAAATGTTTTTCTGATGGGTATTGGAACCGTTGGTGGAAATCTGTTGCAGCAGTTACAAATGCAGCAGAAAAAATTATTGGAGGAGAAACATCTGAAATTAAAGCTTACCGGTGTTGCCAATTCAAAGACAATGGTTTTTGACCGCGACGGAATTGAAATTTCAACATTTAAAGAAAGCCTTGATAATTCAGAAAAGAAGTCGGATTTGACTGGTTTTGTCGATGAAATGAGAAAAATGAATATTTATAATTCTGTGTTTGTGGATTGCACTGCTTCAGATAAGGTGGCAGATATTTACAAAGATATTCTTCATTCAAATATTTCCATTGTGGCGGCAAACAAAGTGGCGGCCTCGTCTTCATTTTCAAATTATTCTGAATTAAAAAAACTGGCAAAACAAAAAGGTGTTAAGTTTTTATTTGAAACCAATGTGGGAGCCGGTTTACCCATTATAAATACTTTAAACGACCTGGTAAATTCAGGAGATAAAATTTTGAAGATTGAAGCGGTATTGTCTGGAACTCTAAATTATATTTTTAACACTATTTCAGAAAAAGTGCCTTTGAGTGAAACCATAAAAAGAGCAAAGGAAGAGGGGTATTCAGAGCCTGACCCGCGCATCGATTTGAGTGGTGTTGATGTGGCACGCAAGATCTTAATTCTCGCACGCGAATCAGGTTATGCTGTAGAAATGGAAGATATTAATATCAAACGTTTTGTGCCCGACTCCTTTTTTGAAGGCTCGCTGGAAAATTTCTGGGAAAAGATAAAGGATTTGGATGCTGATTTTGAGACGAAACGAAAAGTTTTGGAAAAAGAAAATAAAAAATGGCGCTTTGTGGCGAAATACGAAAATGGGTTGGCAGAAGTGGAATTGCAGGAAGTAAGTTCCACTCATCCTTTTTACGATCTGGAAGGAAGCAATAATCTGGTGATGTACACTACGGAACGGTATCAGGAGTTTCCGATGCTGATAAAAGGATATGGAGCCGGCGCTTCAGTAACTGCTGCCGGGGTATTTGCCGATTTAATAAAAGTGTCAAATATTTAAATTTCGGAACTGGAATTTTCGATTAAACTGAAATTATGAAGTACATTATAATTCTTGGCGACGGAATGTCGGACGAACCTCTTGAAAATTATGGCGGAAAAACGCCGCTCCAAATGGCAAACAAGCCTCATATCGACTGGTTAGCTAAAAATGGCCAGGCCGGACAGTTTATTACGGTACCCGATTCCATGCATCCGGGAAGCGAGGTGGCAAATATGGCGGTTTTAGGTTACGACGTGGAAAAAGTTTTTGAGGGCAGGGGAGTGCTCGAAGCAGCAAGTATTGGAATCGAACTTGGGCCCGATGATTTAGGATTGCGCTGTAATCTGATTACCGTTGAAGATGAAAAAATAAAAAATCATTCGGCAGGTCATATTTCTTCGGAAGAAGCTTCTGAGCTGATTTCTTTTTTAAATGAAAAGCTGGGAAGTGAGAAAGTTCGGTTTTATTCCGGTGTTTCCTATCGACATTTGCTGGTGATAAAAAATGGAAAAAAAGATTTACAATGTACCCCACCGCACGATGTGCCAGGTACTCCTTTTGTTGAAGTGGCGATCAAAGCAAAATCCGCTAAAGCAGAGGAAACGGCTGATTTATTAAATAATTTAATCTTTAAATCACAAAAATGGCTTGCGGAACATCCCGTAAATATAAAAAGGAAACAAGTTGGTAAGGAGCCTGCAAACAGTATCTGGCCCTGGTCGCCCGGATACAAACCCGCCATGCCAACCCTAAAAGAAATGTTTGGACTTGAAAAAACGGCAGTTATTTCGGCTGTGGATTTAATCCAGGGAATTGGTGTTTATGCAGGGATGAAAGTGATTCATGTAGAAGGTGCAACCGGTTTGTATGATACCAACTACGAAGGGAAAGCAAAAGCCGCTGTTGACGCGTTAAAAGAAAACGATTTGGTTTACCTTCATATTGAAGCAAGTGATGAAGCCGGACATGAAGGTGACGTTGAATTAAAAACAAAAACAATTGAATACCTTGATGCCCGGGTTGTAAAATATATACTGGAGGAAATTGAGAAGATGGACGACGAGGTTGCAGTGGCTGTCTTGCCTGATCATCCAACTCCGTGTGCATTAAGAACGCATACCCGCGATGCGGTTCCGTTTATAATTTATAAAAGAGGAATTCAACCCGACAGAACGGGAGTATACGATGAATTTGATGTGAAAAATGGTTCGATAGGTTTATTAAAAGGTGATGAATTTATCCGGACATTCTTAAATATTTAGGTATAGTTACTTGTGGTTTTCTGATAAAAGTCATGTTTTTGTTATTAATACTTTAATCTTTGTTGTTGAAACTCTGTATTGATTGAAACTGAAAACAGGCTTGTTATTTTTGTCATCGCCAATGAAGTGAAATAAAAGATGCAATATTACAGTACCAATAAAAATACACCGCCGGTTTCGTTAAAAGAAGCTGTAGTAAAAGGACTTGCAGCCGATAACGGACTTTTTATGCCGGAGCGGATTGAAAAATTTGAATCTTTATTTTTTAACTCCATCCATAAACTTTCTTTTCAGGAAATTGCTTTTGAGGTGGCAAAAAAGTTTTTTGGAGAAGATATCGAAGAAGCCAAACTGGAAGAAATTGTTTTTGATACCTTGCAGTTTGATTGCCCGCTGGTAAAGGTAAAGGAGAATATTTACTCACTCGAACTTTTTCACGGTCCTACACTGGCATTTAAAGATGTTGGTGCCCGTTTTATGGCTCGTTTATTAAATCACTTTTTGGGAGAAAAAGAAAAGCAGGTCAATGTATTGGTGGCCACATCAGGCGATACAGGAAGCGCGGTTGCCAATGGCTTTTTAGGGGTTGAAGGTATTCATGTATATGTGCTGTATCCTAAAGGTAAGGTGAGTAAAATTCAGGAATCGCAGTTTACTACGCTCGGGAAAAATATTACAGCATTGGAAATTGACGGGACTTTTGATGATTGCCAGCACCTGGTAAAAACTGCATTTTTGGATGAAGAGTTAAATAAGAAACTTGTATTAACATCGGCTAACTCAATAAATGTTGCCCGTTTTCTCCCCCAGGCTTTTTACTATTTTAATGCATACGCCCGTTTAAAAGAAATTGGTGCCCTTGAAGCAAAAGAGCTGGTAGTTTCAGTTCCCAGTGGGAATTTTGGCAATTTAACGGCCGGGCTGTTTGCACAGGAAATGGGATTGCCGGTAAAACAATTTATTGCTGCAAATAATGAGAACGATATTGTTTATCAATATTTAAAAACGGGCGAGTACAACCCGCGTTCTTCAGTGGAAACAATTGCCAATGCCATGGATGTGGGCGCACCAAGTAACTTTGCCCGCATTTTGGATTTGTATAATCATTCCTATAGAACAATTGCGGAAAAAATTATAGGTTTCAGATATTCCGACGAACAAATCAGGGAAATTGTTCAACAAGTGTACAGAAGAAATGGGTATTTATGTGACCCACACGGCGCATGTGGTTTTCAGTCGCTTGACGATTATTTACAGGAGAATCAAACAGGTGTTTTTCTGGAAACAGCTCATCCTGCCAAGTTTACGGAAACAATAGAGCAAATTATAGGAACCGGAAATGTTGCGCTTCCGGATAAATTGGCAGCATTTATGAAAGGAAAACGAAAAGTAAGTTTTTTATACAAAAAATATTCAGATTTTAAGAAATTTTTGCTTTATAATAGAAATTTCTAATATTTTTAAACTTATTCTAAACAAATCCGTTTTATTTGTTAACTGATCGGGTATTTCTACGTATAGTTTACTAGATTTTAAATGTTATTTTTGTGGGAACAAAAAGGATTGATAAATTCAACCCGAAAGTTTTTTTACTAACCATTAAATTATGAGACAACTAAAAATTACAAAACAAGTTACCAATCGTGATACTTTATCGTTGGATAAGTATCTTCATGAAATTGGTAAAGTTGAATTGTTGTCTGCCGAAAAGGAGGTTGAACTAGCCAAACGAATCAAAAAAGGGGACAGACAGGCTCTGGAAACCTTAATCAAAGCAAATCTTCGTTTTGTGGTTTCTGTCTCAAAACAGTATCAAAACCAGGGACTAAGTTTACCTGACCTGATAAACGAAGGAAATCTTGGTTTAATAAAAGCAGCCGAGAGATTTGATGAAACTCGTGGGTTTAAGTTCATATCGTATGCTGTTTGGTGGATTCGGCAATCAATTTTGCAGGCGCTTGCCGAACAGGCAAGAATCGTCAGGCTTCCGTTGAATAAGATTGGCTCTATTAACAAAATTAATAAAGCTTTTAATAAACTCGAACAGGAGTTTCAGCGAGAGCCAACAGTTGAAGAAGTTGCCGAGATTATGGAAGCAAGACCTGAGATGATAGAGGATTCAATGAATTTCTCTAGTGTGCATGTGTCTATGGATGCTCCTATTCGCGAAGAGGAAGCCAACAATATGTATGATGTGATGCTAAACGATGACTCTCCGAGTCCGGATAACAGCTTAATCGACAGTTCTCTCCGAAAGGAAATAGAACGTTCGCTTTCTACATTGGGAGACAGGGAAGCAGAAATTTTAAGGTTTTATTTTGGCCTGAACGGTTATCAGGCGCATACGCTGGAAGAAATAGGCGATGAGTTTGGCTTGACCCGTGAGAGAGTAAGGCAGATAAAAGAAAAAGCAATAAAAAAACTAAAAAATCAATACAGAAACAGGTTGTTAAAATCATACCTGGGAAAATAATTTTTGCGAATGAAACGTTTGATCGCACCTTCTATCCTTTCCGCTGATTTTAATCGTTTGGGAGAAGCTATTCAAACCATCAATCAAAGTGAAGCTGATTTTATTCATTTTGATGTAATGGATGGTGTATTTGTACCTAATATTTCATTTGGTATTCCCGTTATCAAAGATGTCAATAAAATAGCGGAAAAACCGCTTGATGTGCATTTGATGATTGTAAATCCGGACAAGTTTATTGTACCTTTTGCAAAGGCCGGAGCTTCCTATTTAACAGTTCATTATGAGGCGTGTCCGCACCTGCACCGAACTATTCAGTCGATAAAGGAGCAGAACGTAAAGGCCAGTGTATGTTTAAATCCACATACACCGGTATGGCTTTTGGAAGATATTATTGCAGAACTGGACATGGTTTTGCTGATGTCGGTAAATCCGGGTTTTGGAGGCCAGAAATTTATTGAGAATACTTATAAAAAAGTGGCCCAGTTAAAAGAGTTAACGGA
This genomic interval carries:
- the thrA gene encoding bifunctional aspartate kinase/homoserine dehydrogenase I, which translates into the protein MKVLKFGGTSVGSAENIKRVKEIVLKQDEDVVVVVSALGGITDKILNAARQASTGTQNFHAELTEIKRAHYDAIETLFNGTGSIKYIVDELLDELEQILTGITLVGELTVKTLDRIAGIGERISSHIVAQYIPGAVRKDSSEFIQTDSNFGRAAVDFKITNQNIQKTFANFSGVAVVPGFISKNSKSEFTTLGRGGSDYTASIIAAALDVSSLEIWTDVDGFMTADPRVIRKAYTIPKLTYSEAMELSHFGAKVIYPPTILPVYQKGIPIQIKNTFKPESEGTRIIQTAENGKERPIKGISSISGITLLTLQGIGMVGVTGISMRLFTALASVNVNVILISQASSENSISVAIDEHALDAAELAIREEFEKEIASGQISKIYAESELSIVAIVGENMKHTTGIAGKLFSTIGKNGVNVIAIAQGASELNISWVVESRELRKTLNVVHESFFLSENVELNVFLMGIGTVGGNLLQQLQMQQKKLLEEKHLKLKLTGVANSKTMVFDRDGIEISTFKESLDNSEKKSDLTGFVDEMRKMNIYNSVFVDCTASDKVADIYKDILHSNISIVAANKVAASSSFSNYSELKKLAKQKGVKFLFETNVGAGLPIINTLNDLVNSGDKILKIEAVLSGTLNYIFNTISEKVPLSETIKRAKEEGYSEPDPRIDLSGVDVARKILILARESGYAVEMEDINIKRFVPDSFFEGSLENFWEKIKDLDADFETKRKVLEKENKKWRFVAKYENGLAEVELQEVSSTHPFYDLEGSNNLVMYTTERYQEFPMLIKGYGAGASVTAAGVFADLIKVSNI
- a CDS encoding cofactor-independent phosphoglycerate mutase, translating into MKYIIILGDGMSDEPLENYGGKTPLQMANKPHIDWLAKNGQAGQFITVPDSMHPGSEVANMAVLGYDVEKVFEGRGVLEAASIGIELGPDDLGLRCNLITVEDEKIKNHSAGHISSEEASELISFLNEKLGSEKVRFYSGVSYRHLLVIKNGKKDLQCTPPHDVPGTPFVEVAIKAKSAKAEETADLLNNLIFKSQKWLAEHPVNIKRKQVGKEPANSIWPWSPGYKPAMPTLKEMFGLEKTAVISAVDLIQGIGVYAGMKVIHVEGATGLYDTNYEGKAKAAVDALKENDLVYLHIEASDEAGHEGDVELKTKTIEYLDARVVKYILEEIEKMDDEVAVAVLPDHPTPCALRTHTRDAVPFIIYKRGIQPDRTGVYDEFDVKNGSIGLLKGDEFIRTFLNI
- the thrC gene encoding threonine synthase, whose translation is MQYYSTNKNTPPVSLKEAVVKGLAADNGLFMPERIEKFESLFFNSIHKLSFQEIAFEVAKKFFGEDIEEAKLEEIVFDTLQFDCPLVKVKENIYSLELFHGPTLAFKDVGARFMARLLNHFLGEKEKQVNVLVATSGDTGSAVANGFLGVEGIHVYVLYPKGKVSKIQESQFTTLGKNITALEIDGTFDDCQHLVKTAFLDEELNKKLVLTSANSINVARFLPQAFYYFNAYARLKEIGALEAKELVVSVPSGNFGNLTAGLFAQEMGLPVKQFIAANNENDIVYQYLKTGEYNPRSSVETIANAMDVGAPSNFARILDLYNHSYRTIAEKIIGFRYSDEQIREIVQQVYRRNGYLCDPHGACGFQSLDDYLQENQTGVFLETAHPAKFTETIEQIIGTGNVALPDKLAAFMKGKRKVSFLYKKYSDFKKFLLYNRNF
- a CDS encoding sigma-70 family RNA polymerase sigma factor, with the protein product MRQLKITKQVTNRDTLSLDKYLHEIGKVELLSAEKEVELAKRIKKGDRQALETLIKANLRFVVSVSKQYQNQGLSLPDLINEGNLGLIKAAERFDETRGFKFISYAVWWIRQSILQALAEQARIVRLPLNKIGSINKINKAFNKLEQEFQREPTVEEVAEIMEARPEMIEDSMNFSSVHVSMDAPIREEEANNMYDVMLNDDSPSPDNSLIDSSLRKEIERSLSTLGDREAEILRFYFGLNGYQAHTLEEIGDEFGLTRERVRQIKEKAIKKLKNQYRNRLLKSYLGK
- the rpe gene encoding ribulose-phosphate 3-epimerase, yielding MKRLIAPSILSADFNRLGEAIQTINQSEADFIHFDVMDGVFVPNISFGIPVIKDVNKIAEKPLDVHLMIVNPDKFIVPFAKAGASYLTVHYEACPHLHRTIQSIKEQNVKASVCLNPHTPVWLLEDIIAELDMVLLMSVNPGFGGQKFIENTYKKVAQLKELTERFNPDCLIEVDGGVNYETGKKLFEAGANVLVAGSFVFNAENSIETIKNLKLL